Proteins encoded in a region of the Salinicoccus sp. RF5 genome:
- the cdaA gene encoding diadenylate cyclase CdaA, whose product MQTGNFFENVTTATIIASIVDLLIVWYVIYLLITVMKGTKAIQLIKGIFLILIGRSISNFFDLTTTTQMFDTVLEWGFLAIIVIFQPELRRALEQLGRGSLFRTNGSASSTTEQDKLREAMVKSVRYMAKRRIGALIVFEKETGLKDYIETGIPINGNITSELLINIFIPNTPLHDGAMIIQGDKIATAASYLPLSDSSKIAKNLGTRHRAAVGLSEVTDAFTVVVSEETGNISVTYDSKLTKEISLDELDELLKSHWSILPPLKEGGGLFARK is encoded by the coding sequence ATGCAGACAGGCAATTTTTTTGAAAATGTCACTACGGCAACCATAATAGCAAGTATTGTCGATCTGCTGATTGTATGGTATGTAATATATCTTCTGATTACTGTAATGAAGGGCACAAAGGCCATCCAGCTGATAAAAGGGATATTTCTCATCCTCATCGGCCGATCAATCAGTAACTTTTTCGATTTGACGACAACGACGCAGATGTTCGATACTGTCCTGGAATGGGGTTTCCTTGCAATCATCGTCATCTTCCAGCCTGAGCTGAGGCGCGCACTTGAGCAGCTCGGACGTGGCAGCCTGTTCCGCACCAATGGGAGTGCAAGCTCCACAACTGAGCAGGACAAGCTGAGGGAAGCGATGGTGAAATCCGTCAGGTACATGGCCAAGCGGCGCATCGGTGCGCTGATTGTGTTTGAAAAGGAAACGGGACTGAAAGACTATATAGAGACCGGCATACCGATCAATGGAAACATCACTTCAGAACTCCTGATCAACATTTTCATCCCGAATACCCCCCTCCACGATGGTGCAATGATCATACAGGGGGACAAGATCGCTACAGCGGCCAGCTATCTGCCGCTGTCGGACAGCAGCAAGATCGCCAAGAACCTTGGTACCCGACACCGTGCAGCCGTCGGGCTGTCTGAAGTGACTGATGCATTTACGGTCGTCGTCTCAGAGGAGACGGGCAACATATCCGTCACCTATGACAGTAAGCTGACAAAAGAAATATCGCTTGATGAACTTGACGAACTGCTCAAGTCACATTGGAGCATTCTTCCACCGTTGAAGGAAGGGGGCGGTCTGTTTGCTAGAAAGTAA
- a CDS encoding YbbR-like domain-containing protein, whose protein sequence is MLESKWGLRFVALLLALFMFLSVNDVFDEFLASNGESPESEVIEGMPVEVLYDDEKHYISGAPDQVNVQLFGNTSNVKRLQTTRDFEVFLDLRNREVGEYEEHFTVDGLPENVTAEVVPETANVNIQELVTRTFEVQAEVSESRVGPNHDLESVQIEPETVTVMGGESEMNRIQYVRATLNDNARITEDRVEEAEVSVFDTQFNKLDVRIDPTHVRVEINVEERSKEVSVNYEVNGEVEEGYTLEDVGLNYDTVEVYGTKEVLEELEEINVEVDVEGLDESTTQDVDIDVPEDVDRTEPAVLRADIEVKQNNG, encoded by the coding sequence TTGCTAGAAAGTAAATGGGGATTAAGGTTTGTCGCGCTGCTGCTGGCACTGTTCATGTTTCTGTCGGTCAATGATGTCTTCGATGAATTTCTTGCTTCGAATGGAGAATCACCTGAATCGGAAGTGATCGAGGGCATGCCGGTGGAAGTGCTTTATGATGATGAAAAACATTATATATCCGGGGCTCCCGATCAGGTCAATGTTCAGCTTTTCGGCAACACATCCAATGTGAAGCGGCTTCAGACCACCCGGGATTTCGAAGTCTTTCTGGACCTCAGGAATCGGGAAGTCGGTGAATATGAAGAGCATTTCACAGTAGATGGATTGCCTGAGAATGTAACTGCTGAAGTAGTGCCGGAAACTGCAAATGTGAATATACAGGAACTGGTGACGCGGACATTTGAAGTGCAGGCGGAAGTCAGTGAAAGCCGTGTCGGGCCAAATCATGATCTTGAATCTGTACAGATTGAACCCGAAACTGTTACTGTGATGGGTGGAGAAAGTGAAATGAACCGTATACAGTATGTACGGGCCACCTTGAACGACAATGCAAGAATCACTGAAGATCGTGTGGAAGAAGCAGAAGTAAGCGTATTTGATACACAATTCAACAAACTTGATGTCCGTATCGACCCGACGCATGTACGAGTGGAAATAAATGTCGAGGAACGGAGCAAGGAAGTCTCTGTGAATTATGAAGTGAACGGTGAAGTCGAAGAAGGCTACACTTTGGAAGATGTCGGGCTCAATTATGATACTGTAGAAGTCTACGGGACAAAAGAGGTATTGGAGGAGCTCGAAGAGATAAATGTCGAAGTGGATGTGGAAGGTCTTGACGAATCCACTACACAGGACGTGGATATCGATGTGCCTGAAGACGTCGACAGGACAGAACCTGCGGTTCTTCGGGCGGATATAGAAGTTAAGCAGAATAACGGATAA
- a CDS encoding helix-turn-helix transcriptional regulator, whose translation MIGQRIKEIRNNNNLTQEELADGIISRTYLSLIEKGSVHPSTNVLIKLSERLNCSVNDFMQEVSHFRYNDVEILREIAYYEQKMEQGDYSSLHYFIEKEYEEVEQIPAPDSGRVHLLYAKYFKHTGDRRKLRVHIDRALELLSTVSINQAYIDAVILKVELLVEEDSYEASLDLLEDTLYTILRFSDFDLVVIRILFEVAQCYHKAGEYFTSSRFVARIKKHSRMLNIDYRKDELSLLEGKNLAMLGKTEALEAMVSESGLPVMQLLDSYAKYRNGNIREAEKRFKGLGTDVEMIRQDEVLSNIHEELEKRLGSI comes from the coding sequence ATGATCGGACAGCGGATCAAGGAAATACGCAATAATAACAACCTTACACAGGAAGAGTTGGCAGACGGCATCATTTCCAGGACATATTTGAGCCTGATCGAAAAGGGAAGCGTGCACCCTTCAACCAATGTATTGATCAAATTGAGCGAAAGGCTCAACTGTTCGGTCAACGATTTTATGCAGGAAGTTTCCCACTTCCGTTATAATGATGTGGAGATTCTGCGTGAAATCGCCTATTATGAACAGAAGATGGAGCAGGGGGACTATTCGTCGCTCCACTATTTCATAGAGAAGGAATATGAAGAGGTGGAACAGATTCCAGCACCAGACAGCGGGCGTGTCCATCTTCTTTATGCCAAGTACTTCAAACATACGGGAGACCGGAGGAAGCTGAGGGTACATATTGACCGGGCGCTTGAACTGCTGTCGACCGTCTCAATCAACCAGGCCTATATCGACGCAGTGATCCTCAAAGTGGAATTACTGGTTGAGGAGGACTCGTACGAAGCATCACTCGACCTGCTGGAAGATACGCTCTATACCATCCTTCGTTTTTCCGATTTTGACCTAGTGGTCATAAGAATCCTGTTTGAGGTGGCACAGTGCTATCATAAGGCTGGGGAATACTTTACTTCTTCCCGTTTCGTGGCACGCATCAAAAAGCATTCCAGGATGCTTAATATCGACTACAGGAAGGACGAGCTTTCCCTCCTTGAAGGGAAAAACCTCGCGATGCTCGGCAAGACGGAAGCACTCGAAGCAATGGTATCGGAGTCGGGACTTCCGGTAATGCAGCTGCTCGACAGCTACGCAAAGTATAGGAATGGAAATATAAGAGAAGCAGAAAAAAGATTCAAGGGTCTTGGAACTGATGTGGAGATGATCAGACAAGACGAAGTCCTTTCCAATATTCATGAAGAATTGGAGAAGAGACTTGGGTCCATATGA
- a CDS encoding helix-turn-helix domain-containing protein, giving the protein MKKLLVIDNLAQLKSVSDPFRIQLMTMLAENPKTGQMLADELDIPRAKIHYHLNELLKNGIIHVVKTEEKNSIIQKFYEPVAKKVVPNIDLLKYSADEKKKDSMSYNLRMKEDDLKQFKKELKNFVKDNSEKKGSKNTKDYKVQILPIGED; this is encoded by the coding sequence ATGAAAAAATTATTGGTTATCGATAACCTCGCCCAACTGAAAAGCGTAAGTGACCCTTTCAGGATCCAGCTCATGACCATGCTTGCAGAGAATCCGAAAACCGGCCAGATGCTTGCTGATGAGCTCGACATCCCGCGGGCCAAAATCCATTACCATCTGAATGAACTTCTTAAGAATGGGATTATTCATGTAGTGAAGACCGAGGAAAAGAACAGCATCATCCAGAAGTTCTATGAGCCTGTAGCCAAAAAGGTCGTTCCCAACATCGATCTTCTGAAATACAGTGCTGATGAAAAGAAAAAGGACAGCATGTCCTATAATTTGAGGATGAAGGAAGACGATCTCAAGCAGTTCAAGAAGGAACTGAAGAATTTCGTGAAGGATAATTCGGAGAAAAAAGGAAGCAAAAATACAAAGGACTACAAGGTCCAGATTCTGCCCATAGGGGAAGACTAG